The following coding sequences are from one Triplophysa dalaica isolate WHDGS20190420 chromosome 12, ASM1584641v1, whole genome shotgun sequence window:
- the cited4b gene encoding cbp/p300-interacting transactivator 4b, which yields MAEHMMMPMNHGQGNGSLHAYRMGMNGGLQAGPQQHGPQPGLRAMPNGQMMHYGAGPQGNMEAAMRQRPNMVGPMNGQMGHHQMQSANMMFNNQQPQQHHIQQHQQQHQQQHHHMHPTQQQQPQPPQQQQQYVSGGLTSQQLMASMHLQKLNTQYHGHPLGHMAGNHMANSAQFRVGQAQLTNMQHMSGPALSLNGMDADLIDEEVLTSLVMELGLDRVQELPELFLGQNEFDFISDFVSKQQPSTVSC from the coding sequence ATGGCAGAACACATGATGATGCCAATGAACCACGGTCAGGGAAACGGAAGTCTGCACGCCTACCGGATGGGCATGAACGGAGGCCTGCAGGCGGGCCCCCAGCAACACGGACCCCAGCCCGGCCTCCGGGCGATGCCTAACGGACAGATGATGCACTATGGAGCGGGGCCTCAGGGAAACATGGAGGCCGCCATGCGTCAACGGCCCAACATGGTCGGACCTATGAACGGACAGATGGGTCACCACCAAATGCAGTCGGCTAACATGATGTTTAACAACCAGCAGCCTCAGCAGCATCACATTCAACAGCACCAACAACAGCACCAACAACAGCACCACCACATGCATCCGACGCAACAACAACAACCGCAGCCCCCACAGCAGCAGCAACAGTACGTGAGCGGTGGTCTCACATCGCAACAGCTCATGGCCAGCATGCACCTTCAGAAACTCAACACCCAGTACCACGGACACCCGCTGGGACACATGGCGGGGAACCATATGGCCAACAGTGCACAGTTTCGAGTGGGTCAGGCCCAGCTGACCAACATGCAACACATGTCCGGACCCGCTCTCAGTTTAAACGGTATGGACGCCGACTTGATCGACGAGGAGGTTTTGACCTCGCTGGTCATGGAGCTAGGGTTGGACAGGGTGCAAGAACTTCCTGAACTGTTTTTGGGACAAAACGAGTTTGACTTTATTTCGGACTTCGTGAGCAAACAGCAGCCGAGCACAGTTAGCTGCTGA